A genomic region of Verrucomicrobiota bacterium contains the following coding sequences:
- a CDS encoding sugar phosphate isomerase/epimerase produces the protein MNKISIAINLEFVRHNDKPFEWGVAKAAELGYTHVEPMVHWGRELLSEAGYFHSVSMFDDPLRIRRACEAVGVKLSGLSAHTPLGRPEISVEYLKQAIRFAAECGAPVVNTDEGPKQPWTTEAEDFTLMRYTIQEAAKVAEPRGILIGLEPHQQYSQHSEGLDRIYRLVKSPSVGINFDTGNAYLRGHDPLRWLARIIHRVVHIHAKDISVEQSSAERGKVTGTPVGCACGEGVIDWARVIQICRRSKRDLTLSVECGTIDQAARSLEHLRASLKKV, from the coding sequence ATGAACAAAATCTCCATCGCCATTAACCTCGAATTCGTCCGCCACAACGACAAACCCTTCGAGTGGGGCGTCGCAAAAGCCGCGGAACTCGGCTATACCCACGTCGAACCCATGGTCCATTGGGGCCGCGAGTTGCTCAGCGAGGCGGGCTACTTCCACAGCGTCTCCATGTTCGACGACCCCTTGCGCATCCGCCGCGCGTGCGAAGCCGTCGGCGTGAAGCTTTCCGGGCTTTCGGCCCACACGCCGCTGGGCCGGCCGGAGATCAGCGTCGAGTATCTGAAGCAGGCCATTCGCTTCGCGGCCGAGTGCGGCGCGCCGGTCGTGAACACCGATGAAGGTCCGAAGCAGCCCTGGACTACCGAAGCAGAGGATTTCACCTTGATGCGCTACACGATCCAGGAAGCGGCCAAGGTGGCGGAGCCGCGCGGCATCCTGATTGGCCTGGAGCCTCACCAGCAATACAGCCAGCACTCCGAAGGGCTGGATCGCATTTATCGGCTTGTGAAAAGCCCGTCCGTCGGGATCAACTTCGACACCGGCAACGCTTACCTGAGGGGCCACGATCCGTTGAGATGGCTCGCTAGAATCATCCATCGCGTCGTGCACATCCACGCCAAGGATATCTCCGTCGAACAATCTTCGGCGGAACGCGGCAAAGTGACGGGCACGCCGGTGGGCTGCGCGTGCGGCGAGGGCGTGATCGATTGGGCGCGGGTGATTCAGATTTGCCGCCGCTCGAAACGCGATCTCACGCTCTCCGTCGAGTGCGGCACGATCGACCAGGCCGCGCGGTCGCTCGAACATCTGCGGGCATCGCTCAAGAAGGTTTGA